A genomic segment from Oscillospiraceae bacterium encodes:
- the rbsK gene encoding ribokinase, with amino-acid sequence MSSKITVIGSANADLVIHSEKMPQLGETLTGSDFQINAGGKGLNQAVAIAKLGGNVSFIGALGKDSNASVLLDTLNENGVLFEGRLFENEPTGIAMITVVNSDNFIILNPGANYCLTPEIIEENEQKIAESDFCVLQLEIPIETVAKVCEISKKHGTKVILNPAPYKELSPSLLANVDYLIPNEHEARDITGIYPDNEENCIKTVQKLLSMGVKNTVITLGERGCVYNDNNEIKFHSAVPVKAVDTTSAGDCFIGALTTKLSQGCPIDKAIAFASKASAITVSRQGASKSIPFAHEVE; translated from the coding sequence ATGAGCAGTAAAATTACAGTAATAGGAAGCGCAAATGCTGACCTTGTTATTCATTCAGAAAAAATGCCGCAGCTTGGGGAAACTCTTACAGGCAGTGATTTTCAGATAAACGCAGGAGGAAAGGGCTTAAATCAGGCTGTTGCAATAGCAAAGCTTGGGGGTAACGTTTCTTTTATCGGAGCATTGGGAAAGGACTCTAACGCAAGTGTTTTGCTTGATACGCTTAATGAAAACGGCGTTTTGTTTGAAGGCAGGCTTTTTGAAAATGAGCCTACAGGAATTGCTATGATAACAGTAGTAAATTCCGACAATTTTATAATTTTAAATCCGGGCGCAAATTATTGTCTGACCCCTGAAATTATAGAAGAGAATGAGCAAAAAATAGCCGAGAGTGATTTTTGTGTTCTTCAGCTTGAAATTCCGATTGAAACGGTTGCCAAGGTTTGCGAAATATCGAAAAAGCACGGCACAAAAGTAATACTTAACCCTGCGCCGTATAAAGAGCTGTCCCCCTCATTACTTGCAAATGTAGATTATCTTATCCCCAATGAACACGAAGCAAGAGATATAACAGGTATTTACCCCGACAATGAGGAAAATTGCATCAAGACAGTGCAAAAGCTACTCTCAATGGGTGTTAAAAATACAGTTATAACCTTAGGTGAACGTGGCTGTGTATACAACGACAACAATGAAATTAAGTTTCACTCCGCTGTGCCGGTAAAGGCTGTAGACACCACCTCTGCAGGAGATTGCTTTATCGGCGCTCTTACTACAAAGCTCTCGCAGGGCTGTCCCATTGATAAAGCAATAGCCTTTGCTTCCAAGGCTTCGGCAATTACCGTCAGCCGTCAAGGCGCCTCAAAATCTATTCCCTTCGCTCACGAAGTGGAATAA
- a CDS encoding serpin family protein, with translation MNCAFGTLKKSYFKFSKKCDIIKIRKAGIKMKQDNIQAVNISESIPNNKTPKKAILIIGIIIILALIVGLTVFAIIKNNQNDDETVPIEKSEYWISDNSLEAFDLYFLQSENGKQNKVYSPLSIKYALEMLKEGAKGDSKAQILSVIGTYEAKKYTDSKNMSFANALFIKDTYKKSIKRKYKNKLTDKYNAVVKTDSFAAPDTVNSWISDKTLGLINNLFDDVSQEEILLINALAIDMEWEEKFILSPSVGIWTEYYHEKFYWRGDWDVVPHSFKDINEEVSGMEIIASFNNYDIVKELGEENIRQTVTNAYMEYLKKYPYRKFGESLFLNSEIVGLSDDEIMEKYLDRYIKEINSNYKAEDKTTDFSLYIDDNVKVFAKDLKEYDGTTLQYVGIMPTAEELDSYINKATADEISNIIGNLKELKAENFKDGVVTKITGFIPKFKFEYKLDLMKDLKNLGVTNVFESGKANLTNISSDKSLYINDAIHKSNIEFTQEGIKASAVTEAGGAGAAGGFDYIYDVPVEEIDLTFDKPYMFIIRDKNSGEIWFVGTVYNPLLYSEDTTKYVSDY, from the coding sequence ATGAATTGTGCCTTCGGCACATTAAAAAAATCTTACTTTAAATTCAGCAAAAAATGTGATATAATAAAAATAAGAAAGGCAGGGATAAAGATGAAACAAGATAATATTCAAGCAGTAAATATTAGTGAATCCATACCGAACAACAAAACTCCCAAGAAGGCGATTTTAATTATCGGAATAATAATTATTCTTGCATTGATTGTTGGGCTTACCGTCTTTGCCATAATAAAAAACAATCAAAATGACGATGAAACCGTACCGATTGAAAAATCAGAATATTGGATTTCAGACAATTCTTTAGAAGCATTTGATTTGTATTTTTTACAGTCAGAAAACGGAAAACAAAACAAGGTTTACAGTCCGCTTTCTATAAAATATGCGTTAGAAATGCTTAAAGAAGGAGCTAAAGGGGACTCTAAAGCGCAAATATTAAGTGTAATCGGAACTTATGAAGCAAAAAAATATACTGACAGCAAAAATATGTCTTTTGCCAATGCACTGTTTATAAAAGATACATATAAAAAATCTATCAAAAGAAAGTATAAAAATAAACTAACAGATAAATATAATGCTGTGGTTAAGACAGACTCTTTTGCTGCGCCGGACACGGTAAACTCCTGGATAAGCGATAAAACATTAGGTTTAATCAACAATCTTTTTGATGATGTATCACAAGAGGAAATTTTACTTATAAATGCCTTAGCTATTGATATGGAATGGGAAGAAAAATTTATACTGTCCCCCAGTGTCGGAATATGGACAGAGTATTATCACGAGAAGTTTTATTGGCGCGGAGACTGGGACGTTGTACCGCATTCCTTTAAGGATATCAACGAAGAAGTTTCGGGTATGGAAATTATTGCTTCCTTCAACAATTATGATATTGTAAAGGAATTAGGGGAAGAAAATATCAGACAAACAGTTACAAATGCATATATGGAATATTTAAAAAAATATCCTTATAGGAAATTTGGAGAGTCTCTTTTTCTCAACAGCGAAATTGTAGGCTTAAGTGATGACGAAATAATGGAAAAATATCTTGATAGGTATATCAAAGAAATAAATTCTAATTATAAAGCGGAAGATAAAACTACTGACTTTTCACTTTATATTGATGACAATGTAAAGGTGTTTGCTAAAGATTTAAAGGAATATGACGGAACAACACTTCAATATGTAGGAATTATGCCAACAGCGGAAGAATTAGACAGCTACATAAATAAAGCTACAGCAGATGAAATCAGTAATATTATAGGAAATTTAAAAGAACTAAAAGCAGAAAACTTTAAAGACGGTGTTGTTACAAAAATTACAGGATTTATTCCTAAATTCAAATTTGAATATAAGTTAGATTTAATGAAAGATTTAAAAAATTTAGGAGTTACAAATGTTTTCGAGTCGGGAAAAGCTAACTTAACAAATATTTCGTCAGACAAATCTTTATATATCAATGATGCTATACATAAATCAAATATAGAATTTACTCAGGAAGGAATAAAGGCTTCGGCTGTAACAGAGGCAGGAGGAGCAGGTGCTGCCGGCGGATTTGATTATATATACGACGTACCTGTGGAAGAAATTGATTTAACATTTGATAAACCATATATGTTTATTATAAGAGATAAAAATTCCGGAGAAATATGGTTTGTGGGAACTGTTTATAATCCATTATTATACTCTGAAGATACAACTAAATATGTTAGTGATTATTAA
- the mnmE gene encoding tRNA uridine-5-carboxymethylaminomethyl(34) synthesis GTPase MnmE encodes MNLKNDTIAAVATAYGTGGIAVIRISGDKTLDIVKKVFKSKKEPVHSTAVFGSVVNSNGEKIDEGICTFFKSPHSYTGEDTAEISCHGGITVTRAVLEAVLFAGARHALGGEFTKRAFINGKLDLCEAEAVIDLINADSKVFSKAALSQLEGRLSKSIGELSDSLVQVNAGFLAAVDYPDDEIEESKLSDFKETVNSAISKCNRLIASFETGEIIKEGIKCAIIGAPNSGKSSLLNFLAGSEKSIVTDIPGTTRDIVEASLTIDGIKINLSDTAGIREALDPVEKIGVSKSKLAADTSELVLCVVDGAVPLNSASSEALSLCKDKKAVIVINKSDLPLKADIEEIKKISENIVFISALTGDGTEALIEKIKQMYNFGQIFSGNNQLITNLRHKVCLENAVKYLENALDAIDNSLFADIICEELSDAISSLNEITGQSVNEKIVENIFQRFCVGK; translated from the coding sequence ATGAACCTTAAAAACGATACTATTGCCGCTGTTGCCACTGCATATGGCACCGGCGGCATCGCCGTTATTCGCATAAGCGGCGACAAAACTCTTGATATAGTAAAAAAAGTTTTCAAATCAAAAAAAGAGCCTGTTCACAGCACAGCTGTTTTTGGCTCTGTTGTCAACAGTAACGGGGAAAAAATTGACGAGGGCATCTGCACCTTTTTCAAATCTCCCCACTCATATACGGGAGAGGATACTGCCGAAATTTCCTGTCACGGCGGAATTACCGTTACAAGAGCTGTTCTGGAGGCTGTTCTTTTTGCAGGGGCACGCCACGCCTTAGGCGGAGAATTTACAAAGCGTGCCTTTATCAACGGCAAGCTTGATTTATGCGAAGCCGAAGCTGTTATTGACCTTATCAATGCAGACAGTAAGGTTTTCAGCAAAGCCGCACTCTCTCAGCTTGAAGGAAGGCTTTCCAAAAGCATTGGCGAGCTTTCCGACTCTTTAGTGCAGGTGAATGCGGGCTTTTTAGCGGCTGTTGACTATCCCGACGATGAAATCGAGGAGTCAAAGCTTTCCGATTTTAAAGAAACGGTAAACTCTGCAATTTCAAAATGCAACCGTCTGATAGCATCCTTTGAAACGGGAGAAATTATAAAAGAGGGTATAAAATGCGCTATAATAGGCGCTCCCAACAGCGGAAAATCCTCTCTGCTCAATTTCTTAGCAGGCAGTGAAAAAAGCATTGTTACCGATATCCCGGGCACCACAAGGGATATAGTTGAAGCGAGTCTTACAATTGACGGAATAAAAATAAATCTGAGTGATACTGCAGGAATAAGAGAAGCTTTGGACCCTGTAGAAAAAATCGGCGTAAGCAAGTCAAAGCTTGCCGCCGATACAAGCGAGCTTGTTTTATGTGTAGTTGACGGCGCAGTTCCCTTAAATTCTGCATCTTCAGAGGCTTTAAGCCTTTGTAAAGACAAAAAAGCCGTTATCGTTATAAATAAAAGCGACCTTCCCCTTAAAGCAGATATTGAAGAAATTAAAAAAATCTCTGAAAATATTGTCTTTATCAGCGCTTTGACAGGGGACGGAACAGAAGCTTTAATCGAAAAAATCAAGCAAATGTATAATTTCGGTCAGATTTTCTCGGGAAATAATCAGCTTATTACAAATTTAAGGCACAAGGTATGCCTTGAAAATGCCGTTAAATATTTAGAAAATGCCCTTGATGCTATTGACAATTCTCTTTTTGCCGATATTATCTGTGAAGAGCTTTCGGACGCTATAAGCTCTCTCAACGAAATAACAGGTCAGAGTGTAAATGAAAAAATAGTGGAAAATATATTCCAAAGATTTTGCGTCGGTAAATGA
- a CDS encoding DUF4432 family protein, which translates to MKMAVINNKNYTKKELLGLTGNMDQIAGITSSTLNDGRANGCRTYAFKNGTGLEFTLNADRALDIASLSYKGINVSFMAKPGIVAPTLANFAGSFTEYGTCGMMFTCGLLSAGPDNTDNGEYHPLHGKNHITPTEQTYFKTFWQGDDYILEAGGTTRSSKLFGEHLSLTRKVSTKIGSNEVEICDTLENLTQNPQEFTLLYHCNFGFPFLDECLKMIFPENVKMPRNEDAANNMDTAEIITEPVDCLPENVFFRHCVPDEDGFVTVKLENEKLGIGMYIKYEMENLPILAQWKSMQKGDYALGIEPTNNYILGRATEREHGTLKTIGAYETLEFKLKIGAYDL; encoded by the coding sequence ATGAAAATGGCAGTAATTAACAACAAAAACTACACTAAAAAAGAGCTTTTAGGTCTTACAGGAAATATGGACCAGATAGCAGGTATCACAAGCTCAACTCTCAATGACGGCAGAGCAAACGGATGCCGTACATACGCTTTTAAAAACGGAACAGGTCTTGAGTTTACTCTCAATGCCGACAGAGCTTTAGATATTGCTTCTTTAAGCTATAAGGGTATCAATGTTTCCTTTATGGCAAAGCCCGGTATCGTTGCTCCCACCCTTGCAAATTTTGCAGGCAGCTTTACAGAGTACGGAACCTGCGGAATGATGTTCACCTGCGGTCTTTTAAGCGCAGGTCCCGACAATACCGACAACGGAGAATATCATCCTCTTCACGGCAAAAATCACATAACTCCCACAGAGCAGACATATTTCAAAACCTTCTGGCAGGGTGATGACTATATACTTGAAGCAGGCGGAACAACAAGAAGCTCCAAGCTTTTCGGCGAGCATCTTTCTCTTACAAGAAAGGTTTCAACCAAAATAGGCTCAAACGAAGTTGAGATTTGCGATACTCTTGAAAATTTAACCCAGAACCCTCAGGAATTTACTCTCCTTTATCACTGCAATTTCGGCTTCCCCTTCTTAGATGAATGTCTTAAAATGATATTCCCCGAAAACGTTAAAATGCCCCGTAACGAAGATGCGGCAAACAATATGGACACAGCAGAAATAATTACTGAGCCTGTGGACTGTCTCCCTGAAAACGTATTCTTCAGACACTGCGTTCCCGATGAGGACGGCTTTGTTACCGTAAAATTGGAAAACGAAAAATTGGGAATAGGAATGTACATCAAGTATGAAATGGAAAACCTACCCATTTTAGCTCAGTGGAAATCAATGCAAAAGGGCGACTATGCTTTGGGAATAGAGCCCACAAACAACTATATTTTAGGAAGAGCTACAGAGCGTGAGCACGGAACATTAAAAACTATCGGTGCTTATGAAACTCTTGAATTCAAGCTGAAAATCGGCGCTTACGATTTATAA
- a CDS encoding ATP-binding protein, with protein sequence MEVNMEIKRDMYLNRLIVRKHNGFIKVITGIRRSGKSYLLNTLFYNHLLAEGVSSENIIKFAFDSAEDLIKIGEDPIVLDNEKEDRKVDPKKFLAWILPQLQDKEMHYILLDEVQKLGAFESVLNGFLRKNNLDVFVTGSNSKFLSKDILTEFAGRGDEVHILPLSFSEYYTFVGGDKSEAFDDYSVYGGLPAVALMTTEEQKSTYLISQMNGLYLKDIINRNNLSDKAPIGEVLDVIASGISSLTNPKKISDTFASVKQESISDYTVDRYIAHMEDAFMLTRVKRYNVKGRKYIGTPYKIYFEDVGLRNARLNFRQVEGTHIMENIIYNELRYRGYQVDVGVVESREKDSAGKEIRIQREIDFIATLGSKKYYIQSAYAINDQKKYEQETCPFDKTMDSFKKIIVVEKSIKPRRDEKGYVMMGVKEFLLDKDSLEA encoded by the coding sequence ATGGAGGTCAATATGGAAATTAAAAGAGATATGTATTTGAACCGACTTATTGTTCGTAAACACAACGGTTTTATTAAAGTAATCACAGGAATACGCAGAAGTGGAAAATCATATTTGCTTAATACTTTATTTTATAATCATCTTCTTGCAGAAGGAGTTTCATCTGAAAATATAATTAAATTTGCATTTGATTCAGCAGAGGATTTAATAAAAATCGGAGAAGATCCTATTGTTCTTGACAATGAAAAGGAAGACAGAAAAGTTGATCCGAAAAAATTTTTGGCTTGGATTTTGCCGCAGCTTCAAGACAAGGAAATGCACTATATTCTTCTTGATGAGGTGCAAAAGCTTGGGGCTTTTGAGTCTGTTTTAAACGGATTTCTTCGAAAAAACAATTTAGATGTGTTTGTTACCGGAAGCAACTCTAAGTTTCTTTCAAAAGATATTTTAACCGAGTTTGCAGGCAGAGGCGATGAGGTTCATATCCTCCCGCTTTCTTTCTCAGAATATTATACTTTTGTCGGCGGAGATAAAAGCGAAGCCTTTGACGATTATTCTGTATACGGCGGACTACCTGCGGTTGCACTTATGACAACCGAAGAACAAAAATCGACTTACCTTATTTCGCAAATGAATGGGTTGTATCTAAAAGATATCATAAATAGAAACAATCTCTCAGACAAGGCCCCGATTGGCGAAGTTCTTGACGTTATAGCCTCGGGCATTTCTTCACTTACCAATCCAAAGAAAATTTCAGACACCTTTGCCTCAGTCAAGCAAGAAAGCATCAGCGATTATACTGTTGATAGATATATCGCGCATATGGAAGATGCATTTATGCTTACCCGTGTAAAGCGCTACAATGTCAAAGGCAGAAAATATATCGGGACTCCGTATAAAATATACTTTGAAGATGTCGGTCTTCGCAATGCGCGGCTTAATTTCAGACAAGTTGAAGGCACGCATATTATGGAGAATATTATCTATAATGAGCTACGTTACAGAGGCTACCAAGTAGATGTAGGAGTAGTTGAATCCCGCGAAAAAGATAGTGCCGGCAAAGAAATCCGTATTCAACGTGAGATAGATTTTATTGCTACCTTAGGAAGCAAAAAATATTATATTCAATCCGCATATGCAATTAACGACCAAAAAAAATATGAACAAGAAACCTGTCCTTTTGATAAAACTATGGATTCCTTCAAAAAGATTATTGTTGTAGAAAAAAGCATAAAGCCTCGTCGGGACGAAAAAGGATATGTGATGATGGGAGTAAAGGAGTTTTTGCTCGATAAGGATAGCTTAGAGGCTTAA